In Populus nigra chromosome 1, ddPopNigr1.1, whole genome shotgun sequence, one genomic interval encodes:
- the LOC133701674 gene encoding probable DEAD-box ATP-dependent RNA helicase 48, giving the protein MYPSLIHRSKSLSEQLRTRIFIRLMGGGPRTFPGGLNKWQWKRLHEKKAKEKEKRLLDQEKQLYQARMRSNIRSKLAGQPDPNLNPDPSKFNPMSPKEHIKALADRFMKEGAEDLWNEMDGPLKAPSDERPGFVGTNQRSGSINSPLDLRKLMSEGRSVSRHREENGFNYVKNRDYSTRRDLDFGSSGVSVKPLVRKQRKFRRNESSSSDDDEDYGFVHDKVMTFGRDSGNERGAVSNSRNVSEFMKNKGFETQKQRRFGRNESDDMEGGGERRGRSAKEIGSRDALGKYDVKKTRRVPFKELEKNDFANEVELIRYELGRKKKLAGNDGDNEDGDSILSDKRFDECGLSPLTVKALTAAGYVQMTRVQEATLSVCLEGKDAMVKAKTGKGKSAAFLLPAIEAVLKARSINAKLRVSPIYVLILCPTRELASQIAAEANVILKYHDGIVMQTLVGGTRFKDDQRCLESDPCQILVATPGRLLDHIENKSGLSMHLKGLKMLILDEADHLLDLGFRKDVEKIVDCLPRQRQSLLFSATIPKEVHRISQLVLKREHDFVNTVGVSCMETPAKIKQSFLVSPHELHFQVVHYLLKEHIQKAPDYKVIVFCTTGMVTSLMYLLLREMKMNVREMHSRKPQLYRTRVSDEFQESNRLVLVTSDVSAHGMNYPDVTLVIQVGIPCDREQYIDRLGRIGHEGKDGGGILLLAPWEEYFLDELKDLPLDKFPLPKMDSETKLKMEESMSKIDSSVKEGAYHAWLDYYNSISEIGRDKTSLVDLANRFSESIGLQKPPSLCRKTALKMGLKDIPGIRIRR; this is encoded by the exons ATGTACCCATCACTCATCCACCGCTCCAAATCCTTATCGGAACAGCTCCGGACCCGAATCTTCATTCGACTAATGGGTGGTGGACCACGAACCTTCCCTGGAGGTCTAAACAAATGGCAATGGAAACGCCTCCACGAGaaaaaagccaaagaaaaagagaaacgTCTCCTTGACCAAGAAAAACAACTCTACCAAGCCCGGATGCGTTCCAACATCCGCTCCAAACTCGCCGGCCAACCCGACCCGAACCTGAACCCGGACCCAAGTAAGTTCAATCCCATGAGCCCCAAAGAGCACATCAAAGCCCTCGCTGATCGGTTCATGAAAGAAGGAGCTGAAGATTTGTGGAACGAAATGGATGGGCCATTGAAAGCCCCATCAGATGAACGGCCAGGATTTGTTGGGACTAATCAACGGTCAGGATCGATTAATTCGCCATTAGATTTGAGAAAATTAATGTCAGAAGGGCGCAGTGTATCGCGGCATCGCGAAGAAAACGGGTTTAATTATGTGAAAAATAGAGATTATTCCACGCGTAGAGATTTAGATTTTGGGTCCAGTGGTGTTTCTGTTAAGCCGTTAGTGCGGAAACAGAGGAAGTTTAGGAGAAATGAGAGTTCTTcgagtgatgatgatgaagattaTGGGTTTGTTCATGACAAAGTGATGACTTTTGGGAGAGATTCAGGGAATGAGCGAGGGGCCGTGAGTAATTCGAGGAATGTGAGTGAATTTATGAAGAATAAGGGTTTCGAAACACAAAAACAGAGGAGGTTTGGGAGAAATGAGAGTGATGATATGGAGGGTGGGGGAGAGAGGAGAGGGAGGAGTGCGAAGGAGATTGGGAGTAGAGATGCTTTGGGGAAGTATGATGTGAAGAAGACAAGAAGGGTTCCATTTAAGGAGCTTGAGAAGAATGATTTTGCGAATGAAGTGGAGTTGATTAGGTATGAGCTGGGGAGGAAAAAGAAGTTAGCCGGAAATGACGGGGATAACGAGGACGGGGATTCAATTCTTAGCGATAAACG ATTTGATGAATGTGGTCTGTCTCCATTGACTGTCAAAGCACTTACAGCAGCTGGTTATGTTCAAATGACCAGGGTACAGGAGGCTACTCTTTCTGTCTGCCTTGAGG GTAAGGATGCTATGGTCAAAGCCAAAACTGGCAAAGGAAAAAGTGCAGCTTTTTTG CTTCCTGCAATTGAAGCAGTTTTGAAGGCAAGAAGTATCAATGCCAAGCTACGAGTTTCCCCGATATATGTTCTTATTCTCTGCCCCACAAGAGAGCTAGCAAGTCAGATAGCAGCAGAAGCAAATGTTATACTGAAGTACCATGATGGAATAGTTATGCAAACACTAGTTGGAGGAACACGTTTCAAAGATGATCAGAGATGCCTTGAATCTGATCCTTGTCAG ATACTTGTTGCAACTCCTGGCCGGCTGCTGGATCACATTGAGAATAAAAGTGGTTTATCCATGCATTTGAAGGGATTGAAGATGCTTATACTTGATGAGGCTGATCACCTTCTTGATCTTGGGTTTCGGAAGGATGTGGAGAAAATTGTAGACTGCTTGCCCCGTCAGAGACAGTCCTTGCTTTTCTCTGCAACAATTCCAAAAGAG GTTCATCGAATTTCTCAGCTTGTATTGAAAAGGGAACATGATTTTGTTAATACTGTGGGTGTGAGTTGCATGGAAACTCCTGCTAAG ATCAAGCAGTCTTTTCTTGTCTCTCCGCACGAATTGCATTTTCAGGTAGTGCATTATCTTCTGAAGGAGCATATCCAGAAGGCACCTGATTACAAG GTTATTGTTTTCTGTACAACTGGGATGGTAACATCACTCATGTATCTACTTCTCCGGGAAATGAAAATGAATGTAAGGGAGATGCATTCTAGAAAGCCTCAACTCTATCGAACTCGTGTCTCTGATGAATTCCAGGAATCAAATCGTTTGGTTCTTGTTACATCTGATGTTTCTGCTCATGGAATGAATTATCCTGATGTTACTTTGGTCATTCAG GTGGGGATTCCTTGTGATCGCGAACAATATATAGATCGGCTTGGAAGAATAGGACATGAAGGGAAAGATGGAGGAGGGATCTTATTGCTCGCACCATGGGAAGAATATTTCCTGGATGAGTTAAAAGACCTGCCACTTGATAAGTTTCCTTTACCAAAAATGGATTCAGAAACTAAGCTTAAG ATGGAGGAGTCCATGTCAAAGATTGATAGTAGTGTCAAAGAAGGAGCTTATCATGCTTGGCTAGACTATTATAACTCCATCAGTGAAATTGGAAGGGATAAAACCTCGCTTGTTGATCTAGCCAACCGATTTTCCGAGTCAATAGGCTTACAAAAACCACCTTCCCTCTGCAGAAAAACAGCTTTAAAGATGGGTTTGAAAGACATCCCTGGTATCCGGATCCGAAGGTAG